A stretch of Prunus dulcis chromosome 6, ALMONDv2, whole genome shotgun sequence DNA encodes these proteins:
- the LOC117633075 gene encoding protein SHORT-ROOT: protein MDTLFRLVSLQSDHHQSFNNSTTTRTSTPTTTTTTSSSSRSSFLSPSHQNPHPNYPHQNDDVEECFNFFMDEEDFSSSSSKHYYPSNHPTPPTPNPLLTTTTTPTPTDFSFSPALINFELSNGKWAPELLLETAKAIADKNSSRVQQLMWMLNELGSPYGDTDQKLTSYFLQALFSRMTDSGDRCYRTLISASEKTCSFESTRKMVLKFQEVSPWTTFGHVACNGAIMEAFDGEPKLHIIDISNTYCTQWPTLLEALATRTDETPHLRLTTVVATRASDGSGGAPAQKVMKEIGARMEKFARLMGVPFKFNAVHHSGDLSELNLSELDIRDDEALAVNCVGTLHSIQAVGNRRDYLVSAFRSLRPRIITLVEEEADLDVGVDGLDFVHGFQECLRWFRVYFEALDESFARTSNERLMLERAAGRAVVDLVACAPSESVERRETAARWSRRMHGAGFSPVTFSDEVCDDVRALLRRYKEGWAMTQCSEAGAGIFLSWKDQPVVWASAWRP from the coding sequence ATGGATACCTTGTTTAGACTAGTCAGTCTCCAATCTGATCACCATCAATCTTTCAACAACTCAACCACCACCAGAACCTCAACACCAACAACTACCACCACTACTTCCAGCAGCTCTAGATCCTCCTTCCTCAGCCCCTCTCATCAAAACCCTCACCCTAATTACCCCCACCAAAACGACGACGTCGAAGAATGCTTCAACTTTTTCATGGATGAAGAAGACTTCTCCTCGTCTTCTTCCAAACACTACTACCCATCAAATCACCCAACCCCGCCAACCCCAAACCCTctcctcaccaccaccaccactcccACACCCACAGATTTCTCCTTCTCACCCGCCCTCATCAACTTCGAGCTCTCCAACGGCAAGTGGGCCCCGGAGCTCCTCTTGGAGACCGCCAAGGCCATCGCCGACAAGAACAGCTCCCGCGTCCAGCAGCTCATGTGGATGCTCAACGAGCTCGGCAGCCCGTACGGCGACACCGACCAGAAGCTCACCTCCTATTTCCTCCAGGCTCTTTTCAGCCGCATGACCGACTCCGGCGACCGCTGCTACCGAACCCTAATATCCGCCTCGGAGAAAACATGCTCCTTCGAGTCCACCAGAAAAATGGTGCTCAAGTTCCAGGAGGTCAGCCCTTGGACCACTTTCGGACACGTGGCGTGCAATGGGGCGATCATGGAAGCCTTCGATGGAGAGCCCAAGCTCCACATAATCGACATCAGCAACACTTACTGCACCCAGTGGCCGACGCTGCTCGAGGCCCTGGCCACCCGAACCGATGAGACGCCGCACTTGCGCCTCACTACTGTGGTCGCCACCAGAGCCAGTGACGGCTCCGGTGGTGCACCAGCGCAGAAAGTAATGAAGGAAATTGGCGCCAGAATGGAGAAGTTCGCCCGATTGATGGGCGTGCCTTTCAAATTCAACGCCGTACATCACTCGGGCGATCTCTCCGAGCTGAATTTATCAGAGCTGGATATCAGAGACGATGAGGCCCTGGCCGTCAACTGTGTTGGCACTCTACACTCAATCCAAGCCGTTGGAAACCGGCGTGATTATTTGGTGTCTGCGTTCCGTAGCTTGAGACCGAGGATCATCACTCTCGTGGAGGAAGAGGCTGATCTCGACGTTGGGGTTGACGGGCTTGACTTTGTCCATGGCTTTCAAGAGTGCTTGagatggtttagggtttacttCGAGGCGCTGGACGAGAGCTTCGCCAGGACCAGCAACGAGCGGTTGATGCTCGAGAGGGCAGCTGGTCGAGCCGTGGTCGATTTGGTGGCCTGCGCGCCGTCAGAGTCTGTTGAAAGGCGCGAGACCGCCGCTCGCTGGTCAAGGCGAATGCATGGGGCCGGGTTTAGCCCCGTGACGtttagtgatgaggtgtgcGATGACGTACGCGCCTTGTTGAGGAGGTACAAGGAAGGTTGGGCAATGACACAGTGCTCGGAAGCCGGCGCTGGAATATTCCTTTCGTGGAAGGATCAGCCAGTGGTTTGGGCCAGCGCTTGGAGGCCTTGA
- the LOC117633017 gene encoding peptidyl-prolyl cis-trans isomerase CYP65 translates to MGKKQHSKDRMFITKTEWATEWGGAKAKSTSTPFKRLPLYCCALTFTPFEDPVCTADGSVFDVLNIIPYIRKYGKHPVTGTPLKQEELIPLTFHKNADGEFQCPVLNKVFTEFTHIVAVKTTGNVFCYEAVKELNIKTKNWKELLTDEPFSRQDLITIQNPNALDSKVLVEFDHVKNSLKIDDEEFKRMSSDPTYNINVTGDIKQMLKELGTEKGRQTALHGGGGSKAQNERAAALEAILAARSRIKEDPKSNSNGEAPQAYSIVDAASASVHGRSAAAAKATSSDKTAARIAMHKAGERAPVNAKMVKSKFTTGAASRSFTSTAFDPVTENEFEYVKVEKNPKKKGYVRLHTTHGDLNIELHCDITPRACENFITLCERGYYNGVAFHRSIRNFMIQGGDPTGTGKGGESIWGKPFNDELNSKLLHSGRGVVSMANSGPHTNGSQFFILYKSANHLNFKHTVFGGVVGGLTTLATMEKVPVDDNDKPLEEIKITGVTIFVNPYIEPDEEEEEAKAEEKAEDEDKDKIGSWYSNPVTGTVESGSAGGGGVGKYLKARSALPESAAVNAGSTELASTKKRKLGVSATNYNNFSSW, encoded by the exons ATGGGGAAGAAACAGCACAGCAAAGATCGAATGTTCATCACCAAGACGGAGTGGGCCACCGAATGGGGTGGCGCCAAAGCCAAGTCTACCTCCACTCCTTTCAAACGCCTCCCGTTGTATTGCTGCgc GCTTACGTTTACGCCTTTTGAAGACCCAGTGTGCACGGCAGACGGCAGTGTTTTCGATGTACT GAATATAATTCCCTATATCCGAAAGTATGGAAAGCATCCCGTCACTGGAACTCCATTGAAGCAGGAGGAGCTCATACCACTAACGTTCCACAAGAATGCTGATG GAGAGTTTCAGTGCCCTGTTTTAAACAAAGTTTTCACTGAATTTACACACATAGTTGCTGTGAAGACAACAGGAAATGTCTTCTGCTATGAG GCAGTTAAAGAACTAAACATCAAGACCAAGAACTGGAAGGAGCTCCTCACAGATGAACCATTTTCTAGGCAAGATCTGATAACCATTCAG AATCCCAATGCACTTGATAGCAAGGTTCTTGTGGAATTCGATCATGTTAAAAATAGTTTGAAAATTGATGATGAAG AATTCAAGAGAATGAGTTCCGACCCAACCTATAACATAAATGTAACTGGAGATATCAAGCAGATGCTCAAAGAGCTTGGAACTGAAAAAGGAAGGCAAACTGCTCTGCATGGAGGAGGTGGCAGCAAGGCACAAAATGAACGGGCTGCTGCACTTGAAGCCATTTTAGCTGCAAGATCACGTATTAAAGAGGATCCTAAATCAAATTCGAATGGGGAGGCTCCTCAGGCGTACAGTATTGTAGATGCTGCTTCTGCTTCAGTGCATGGAAGAAGTGCTGCTGCCGCAAAAGCCACATCAAGTGATAAAACTGCAGCTCGAATAGCTATGCACAAGGCTGGTGAGAGGGCACCAGTGAATGCAAAGATG GTAAAGAGCAAATTCACCACTGGTGCTGCTTCGAGATCCTTCACTTCTACCGCCTTTGATCCTGTTACtgaaaatgaatttgaatATGTCAAAGTTGAGAAGAATCCGAAAAAGAAAGGATATGTACGGCTACATACAACACATGGTGATTTGAACATTGAGCTACACTGTGATATAACCCCCAGGGCTTGCGAGAACTTCATAACTCTTTGTGAACGTGGCTATTATAATGGAGTAGCTTTTCACAGAAGCATTAG GAATTTTATGATTCAAGGTGGTGATCCTACTGGTACTGGAAAAGGAGGAGAATCTATATGGGGAAAGCCTTTTAATGATGAATTGAACTCCAAGTTACTTCACTCTGGAAGGGGTGTTGTCAGTATGGCTAACAGTGGGCCCCACACTAATGGCTCCCAGTTTTTCATCCTTTACAAGTCTGCAAATCATTTGAACTTTAAGCACACGGTTTTTGGTGGAGTCGTCGGTGGCTTGACAACACTGGCAACAATGGAAAAGGTTCCTGTTGATGACAATGACAAACCTTTG GAGGAAATTAAGATAACAGGTGTCACGATTTTTGTTAATCCTTACATAGAGCctgatgaagaggaagaagaggccAAAGCTGAGGAGAAAGCTGAGGATGAAGATAAG GACAAGATTGGGTCTTGGTATAGCAATCCGGTTACAGGAACAGTAGAATCTGGATCTgccggtggtggtggtgttgggAAGTACTTGAAAGCAAGGAGTGCTCTACCTGAATCTGCTGCAGTTAATGCTGGTTCGACAGAGCTTGCTTCgacaaagaaaaggaaattggGAGTTTCCGCAACAAACtacaataatttttcttcatgGTAA
- the LOC117631772 gene encoding uncharacterized protein LOC117631772: protein MGEFSSSSSSEEDGDSEWKAAINSAAAGASSVMSSFMNGFSANENGGGGGGGEYNQSKTQQLPKHYQIKAQKLLDEIIGKSLEIVNDPLIHLPDDEAVVDEDEGCIRLFKNAPPGIVFDHVDEQPLRKRPRILPGREINEKSKKFRRRLESVVVDGKDIMAAARDKGLRSLSRLEAKDEAAKAAAKREEERVTQLKKIRGEKWLPCIAREMQLKR from the exons ATGGGCGAGtttagcagcagcagcagtagcGAGGAAGATGGAGATTCGGAGTGGAAGGCAGCCATCAACTCGGCGGCTGCTGGTGCCTCCTCTGTTATGTCTTCGTTTATGAATGGTTTTTCCGCTAATGAAAATggtggcggcggcggcggcggagAATACAACCAGAGTAAAACCCAGCAGCTGCCCAAGCACTACCAAATCAAG GCACAAAAACTTTTGGATGAAATCATAGGAAAGAGTTTGGAGATTGTGAATGATCCCCTCATTCATTTACCAGATGATGAAGCTGTGgttgatgaagatgaaggtTGTATTCGCTTGTTCAAAAATGCTCCCCCTGGGATAGTGTTTGATCATGTAG ATGAACAACCATTGAGAAAGAGACCAAGAATTCTTCCTGGAAGAGAAATTAATGAGAAATCAAAGAAG TTTAGACGGCGACTCGAATCTGTTGTTGTTGATGGGAAAGACATAATGGCTGCAGCAAGAGACAAAGGCCTGAGATCATTGTCTAGGCTAGAAGCTAAAGATGAAGCAGCAAAAGCAGCAGccaaaagagaagaggaaagagtTACTCAACTGAAGAAAATAAGGGGTGAAAAATGGCTACCTTGTATTGCCAGAGAAATGCAATTAAAACGTTGA
- the LOC117630455 gene encoding cytochrome b561 and DOMON domain-containing protein At5g47530-like translates to MSQQACTPHSFNQKTFDACQTLRVLNSTIHWSYYPSKGTVDVAFSQAVVSDSRWVAWAINPTSTGMVGSQAIVAFKRSDGTMSVYSSDIKSYGTRLEQGNLSFPLFDVSAIYENNQIVIFATIGLPNNVSVVNHVWQQGPLSGNTPQLHSVSGPNVQSFGTLDFLSGKVETIGRATSSVFKLKISHGIINTVSWGILMPIGAIVARHFKAADPAWFHVHRACQMMGYFGGVAGFATGVWLGHKSSGIEYKGHRCIGITLMALATLQVLVALCLRPKKTDKRRVFWNWFHYLVGYGTIVLGVVNILKGFDILKPGKIWKISYLITITVIGCIAVMLEAWKWLSLWKRKTAQAAEEKTDMPIEV, encoded by the coding sequence ATGTCACAACAAGCTTGCACACCCCATTcattcaaccaaaaaacatTCGATGCATGCCAAACTCTACGAGTTTTGAACTCGACAATCCACTGGAGTTATTACCCATCCAAAGGCACCGTCGACGTGGCCTTCTCACAAGCCGTGGTGAGCGACTCCAGATGGGTTGCATGGGCCATAAACCCTACGTCGACAGGCATGGTGGGCTCGCAAGCAATCGTGGCTTTCAAGAGAAGCGACGGAACCATGTCCGTTTACTCGTCGGACATTAAAAGTTATGGAACACGTTTGGAGCAAGGAAATCTTAGCTTCCCTTTGTTTGATGTCTCCGCCATCTATGAGAACAACCAGATCGTCATCTTCGCCACCATAGGGCTTCCCAATAACGTCAGCGTCGTCAACCATGTTTGGCAGCAAGGACCTTTGTCCGGAAACACACCGCAGTTGCACTCGGTTTCTGGACCAAACGTTCAGTCGTTTGGAACTCTGGATTTTCTTTCTGGGAAAGTGGAAACAATCGGGAGGGCCACAAGTTCTGTGttcaaattgaagatttcTCATGGAATTATTAATACCGTCAGTTGGGGCATACTGATGCCCATTGGGGCTATTGTGGCGAGGCATTTCAAGGCAGCTGATCCAGCATGGTTTCATGTTCATAGGGCGTGTCAAATGATGGGATATTTTGGTGGGGTTGCTGGGTTCGCAACAGGAGTTTGGCTCGGCCATAAATCTTCAGGGATTGAATATAAAGGACACCGATGCATAGGCATCACTCTTATGGCTCTAGCTACCCTTCAGGTGCTTGTTGCTTTGTGCTTGAGGCCCAAGAAGACAGACAAGCGGAGGGTGTTTTGGAACTGGTTCCACTACCTGGTGGGTTACGGAACCATCGTTCTCGGCGTTGTCAACATCCTCAAGGGCTTTGATATACTGAAGCCTGgcaaaatttggaaaatttctTACCTTATCACCATCACAGTGATAGGTTGCATTGCCGTAATGTTGGAAGCATGGAAATGGCTTTCGCTTTGGAAAAGGAAGACGGCTCAAGCTGCAGAGGAGAAAACGGATATGCCAATCGAAGTTTGA